The nucleotide sequence GGCAATGTTCGACAACATCGATAATGCCGCTTTGACGTTCACGCCGATCGAAGCGTATTGCTCCGATGCGAGCTCAAAGGCGGCGGCGCAGTTTGGGGTCGAAGTCATTTTGGTTCCTTTTCAACCGATTAGCGGACCGGTCATCCACTCTCTTTCAGGGGCTATTCTAAGGTGCACCGGTCGCCCAAACCTTGACGATCGGTCCTTCGAATAGCACGATGGTGCCAAGTGCCGTAGGTTCGCCATTGGTGCAGAAAACGAGTTTACGGGAAGTCCAGGCCCCGTGTACGGTCATTTTCCCCTGAAAGGTGATCGCCCCAAAGCATTCAAAGCTGGACTGGTTTGACGCAGGCACCGGCGATCGAGATTCGACCGGCGGCGTATCCGAACCACGCCTTCATCGCCTCGTCGACGAACAGGACAGTCCACGTCGTGATCTCATCGTTCGGATGTGAATTGGCCATTCGGCCGGCGCTTTTGGCTGGTTGCAAACGTGTAGCAATCGGACGCCAGCGTGAGCGGTCGTGTACGATGCGAACCATCATTGGGGGTGATTGTCCTGGTCCCGCGCAAGGTTTTGTTTCCGTTGTTGCTTATGTCCTTTCAACGTCGATCCGTTCGGTGGCTACTTGTTTGTCTTACGGTCGCGATGTTGCCGGCCGATCTTTCTGTCGCAGAGACATTCGAAGACGAGTTTCTTGATCAACCGATCGCAACAATCGCCGCGCGTGCTCGGGTCCTGGGAGATCCGATTCGCGGCTATCAATTGTTTCACCGGTCGGGGCTTAGCTGCGTTCAATGCCACCCGACCAACGGCGGCGAAGAACTTCTGGGACCCGATCTGTCACGTATGCAGCAGCGCTCGTCTTATGCGCACGTGATTCAGTCCGTGCTTCGTCCCGATGCTGTGGTGACTGAAGGTTTTCAATCGGCCACACTTTTGCTGGACAGTGGTCAGGTCGTCCGCGGAATCGTACGCGGCGAAACGGACGACGCGTTGCGACTTGCCATCCCTGGGCAAACGGAGTTACAGGCGATTGCCAAGGAAGAAGTGGAAGAACGTCTGATCGGAAAGTCGCTGATGCCCGGTGGGTTGGTCAACCAGTTGTCGGACGAATCACAGTTCTATGATTTGGTTGCTTACGTGGTCGGTCTTGGATCGGGATCGTCGTCTGTCGATCACGTGGATTCAAGCCAACGAAACGCTGCTGCGGATGACCCGATTCCGTTGCCCGAATATGAATCGGACCTGAATCATGCGCTGTTGATTCGCCAATGGGACGACGTTTCTTTTGAACGCGGCAAAGCCGTCTATCAGTCATTGTGTATCAACTGTCACGGTGATCATCGGCAACCGGGATCGTTGCCCAATGCGTTGCGTTTTGCATCGGGCGTGTTCGCCAACGGCGGCGATCCGTATTCGATGTACCGTACGTTGACGCACGGGTTTCGGATGATGATGCCGCAGCGGCAATTGGTGCCACGGGAAAAGTACGACGTCATTCACTACATCCGCGAAGCCTATCTGCGTCCACACAATGAATCCCAGTATTCGCGAGTGGATGACGCCTATTTGAATTCGCTGCCCAAGGGGGGACGCACCGGACCGAACGCGGAACAACGTCAACCGTGGCGTGAAATGGACTATGGCCCGTTCTTGATCAATACATACGAGGTCACCGGTCCTGATACCGGGCCGCGTCCAGGGATCACACGAGAAGAACGTCAACGGGCGGCGGAACAGAATCGCCCGCCGCAAGAAGTTTGGCCCGACAATACCAACATCGCCTACAAGGGGATCGCGATTCGCTTGGACACCGGCGACGGCGGGGTTGCCGCGGGTCATCAATTCGTCGTTTTTGATCACGACACGATGCGTGTTGCCGGTGCTTGGATGGGCGACGGTTTCATCGACTGGCGCGGAATCCTGTTCAATGGGAATCACGCGGTCACGCCGCGCACGGTCGGTGAGTTTCATTTCGGCAATCTGCCAGCGCCCGGTTGGGCACATCCGATCAACGGCACTTTGGACGACCCACGTCTTCGTGGAAAAGATGGACGCGCTTACGGCCCGATGCCAAAAGACTGGGTTCGATATCGAGGGCTGTATCGTCACCCCGAGCGAATCGTCCTTTCCTACCAAGTCGGTGACACGAGCGTCTTGGAATCTTACGACGCGAAAACGGTCGGTGACGTTGCGGTGTGGCAACGGATTTTGAACGTCGGACCCACGGCAACCGAGTTATTGATGCGTGTGGCACCCACGGACCAAGTGGATGTGACGGTGCATCCACAATTGGATTTGATCGATATCCGGGGCGATTGGTTCGTCCGTGTTCCCGCGTCTGACAAGTCGCTTCGGTTCGTGGTCGATATCGCCAAGAAGGGCAGCATGCCGACGGACCAAAGCGCTGCCCAACCCGGCGACGCGATTGATCTAAGCGGATTCATGGATGGTGGATTGCCGAAAGAGCCCGAACGTTGGACGACCGAGATTGAAGCCGGCAATCGCGATGATGCGTTTTCAGTCGACACACTGACGCGACCTTTTGCGAATCGCTATCGCAGCCGACTGCGATTGTCGGGGTTGGATTTTATAGACGACGATACTTTGGTGGTTTGTTGTTGGGACGGTGACGTTTGGACCGTGCGGGGAATTACCCACGGAAATGGGGTCGTTCAATGGCGTCGTATTGCAACGGGGTTGTTTCAGCCTTTGGGGATCAAGGTGATTGGCGATCGAATCTACGTCGCTTGTCGTGATCAGATCGTGATTCTGAACGATTTGAACAACGACGGAGAAACCGATTTTTACGAGTGTTTCAACAGCGACCATCAAGTGACGGACCACTTCCACGAATTTGCGATGGGGCTTCAGTGCGACGACCAAGGCAATTTTTACTATGCCAAAAGTGCCCGCCATGCTCGTGATTCGCTGGTTCCCCAGCACGGAACGCTGTTAAAGGTCAGCGCTGATGGCGAATCGACGGAGATTCTTGCCAACGGTTTTCGAGCCGCCAACGGCGTTTGTCTCAATGATGATGGTTCCTTCTTCGTCACCGATCAAGAAGGCCATTGGAATCCGATGAACCGCATCAATCGCGTCGAGCCAGGAAAGTTCTATGGCAACATGTATTCCTATGGTGCGCCAGATGATTCCAGTGATGATGCGATGGAACCACCACTATGCTGGCCGAACAAGTTGTTCGACCGATCACCCGCTGAATTGCTGTGGGTCGACAGTCCGAAATGGGGCAAACTGAACGGCAGTCTGCTGAGCTTGTCGTACGGCTTTGGGAAGATCTTTGTGGTGCCCCACGAACAGGTCGGTACCGTGTGGCAGGGCGGCATGTGCGAATTGCCCATCGATCGTTTTCCGACCGGGATCATGCGAGGCCGTTTCCATGCCGCTGATGGTCAGCTGTACGTTTGCGGTCTGCACGCTTGGGCAAGCGACCAAAGCGAACAAAAGGGCGGGTTGTATCGCGTGCGGGTGACCGATCGCCCGGCCCATTTGCCGATCGGTTTGGCGGCACATTGTGAGGGCATCACATTGACCTTCACTGAGTCGGTCGATCCCGGGGTAGCCAAAGATCCACGGCAATACATGGTCGATACGTGGACACTGAAACGAACGTCCAACTATGGATCGCGACTGTACGACGAACAATCGTTGGAGATTGATGAAATTCAGATTTCCGACGATGGCCGCCGGGTGACGCTGAAGTTGCCTGATATTCAACCGACCTGGTGCATGCAGATTTCCTACAAGCTGGCCGATGCCCAGGGTGTCCGCTTTCTGGGCACAGTGCAAAACACGATTCACGCGTTGTCCGAACAGAACCCGGCCGCCCCTTGACCATCATCACGATGGCGATGCTTGTCAGCGGATACGATCCGCCATCAAGATCAGCAGGCAACTGGGGGCATGGGTGATTTCGCTGCGAAGAACCTTTTCCACCGCATCGGCCAGTGGCATGCGAACGCAGCGGATCAGTTCGGTGCCCTCGGGGGTCGCTTGTTCATGCCGGATTTCTTCGGCCAGATAAAGCTTAGTCGGTGAAACGACACTGGCCGTGAACGGATCACAGACGCCCAGATCGGTCCAGCGATTGGCAACGATACCGATCTCTTCCTTCAACTCACGACGTGCGGTCGACTCGGCGTCTTCGCCGGGTTCGATGCCACCACTGACTGATTCCAAAGTCACGCGTCCGACGCCGTAGTGAAACTCTTCGGTCAGATAGACGTCACGATTGTGATCGATTGCTAGAACCGACACGCCGTGCTTTAGATGTACCACACTGTGGGTGCCCGGCTTCCCATCGGGGCGCGTGACTTCATCACGACAAACCCGAATCCATGGGTCTTGATAGACCGTGGCGGATTGGTTGATCGTCCAAGGTCCGTGCCGTCGTGGGGTCGATTGGCTCATGCGGCTCGTTCAATCTCGCCGCCGCAAAGGCTTTGATAGAAGCGGTTGGATCGGATCAATTCCTGGTGTTCGCCATCGCCGGAGATCTTCCCAGATTCCATGACGATCACCCGGTCGGCCAACGCCAACGTCGACGGACGGTGCGTGATCATGACGCCGGTACGTCCGTTCAAGAACTGTTCCAACGCCTTGTGGATCAGCTGTTCGCTTTCGGTGTCGATCTGGCTGGTGGCTTCGTCCAGGATCAGAATATCGGGGTCGCGCAGGAAAGCTCGGGCCAACGCGATGCGTTGCATCTGGCCGCCGGACAATCGGCTGGCATTGCTGCCGACACCCAATCGCGTCTGATAACTGAACGGTGTTTTTTCACGAATGAATTCGTCGGCAAATGCCAGCTTGGCGGCACGAATCACATCGTCTTTAGTGGCCGAGGGTGTGCCGTAGCGGATGTTGTTTTCAATCGTGTCGTCGAACAGGATGGTTCGCTGGGTGACCAAGGCCAAGCGACGACGCACGTCGCGACACCGCATTTCGGTGATCGGAACATCATTCAGCATGACGCGACCGGATTGCGGGTCATCAAATCGGCACAGCAGGCTAATCAACGTACTTTTTCCGCACCCGTTGGGACCCACAATCGCGACCGTTTCTCCGTGACGTACCGTCAAGTCCAGCCCACGCAGTACCATGGGGCCGGACGGATACTGATAGCGAATTTTTTCGAAGGTCAGCGTGTGATGGGGGCGTGGCGCGGATTTTGGATCGGCCACATCGTGAACGCGAGTCGGCTGATCGATGATGTCGAACACCCGCGTCGATGCGGCAATTCCCGATTGCAGTGAACTCCAGACGTCGGCCAGCTTTTTCGCCGGGTCGGTGGCACCAATCAAGAATCCAAAGAACAAGATGATTTCGGTCCGATCCAGCGGCAACATGCTCATCCGGATCCCGAACAGGTGTGTCTGTTGATTGATCGCCAGATAGCCACCGGCAAGCACGGCAACGGTGATCACTGCCATAC is from Crateriforma conspicua and encodes:
- a CDS encoding ABC transporter ATP-binding protein, with the protein product MKDFGRVLLIAARHHLAMIMIVITAGIIASLWGANIATLGPLIKVVFEGHTLSQYAEIEMAATTEKIDDLDAKIADTRQQLAATETEDDVKQLTRSLQNDIGVRDAYAKTIDWLNKIRPYVDRYAPNDPYSTLIWLIGLLMIGTCIKLAALMSNLLLVQYVTEQTSMKLRAIFFRKSLHLDLDQFGEHGSASLTSRLTNDISVAAGGIGVILGRLLREPLKLIVCLAGAAWVCWRLLLVVMIITPLVALVIHYMSRAIRRASRRTMEEMSQLYGVLNDSFAGIRIIRAFNTQAKERAKFQHRIRSYFRKSLKVGFYNSLARSVTELIGMAVITVAVLAGGYLAINQQTHLFGIRMSMLPLDRTEIILFFGFLIGATDPAKKLADVWSSLQSGIAASTRVFDIIDQPTRVHDVADPKSAPRPHHTLTFEKIRYQYPSGPMVLRGLDLTVRHGETVAIVGPNGCGKSTLISLLCRFDDPQSGRVMLNDVPITEMRCRDVRRRLALVTQRTILFDDTIENNIRYGTPSATKDDVIRAAKLAFADEFIREKTPFSYQTRLGVGSNASRLSGGQMQRIALARAFLRDPDILILDEATSQIDTESEQLIHKALEQFLNGRTGVMITHRPSTLALADRVIVMESGKISGDGEHQELIRSNRFYQSLCGGEIERAA
- a CDS encoding NUDIX domain-containing protein; the encoded protein is MSQSTPRRHGPWTINQSATVYQDPWIRVCRDEVTRPDGKPGTHSVVHLKHGVSVLAIDHNRDVYLTEEFHYGVGRVTLESVSGGIEPGEDAESTARRELKEEIGIVANRWTDLGVCDPFTASVVSPTKLYLAEEIRHEQATPEGTELIRCVRMPLADAVEKVLRSEITHAPSCLLILMADRIR
- a CDS encoding DUF6797 domain-containing protein, with product MLPADLSVAETFEDEFLDQPIATIAARARVLGDPIRGYQLFHRSGLSCVQCHPTNGGEELLGPDLSRMQQRSSYAHVIQSVLRPDAVVTEGFQSATLLLDSGQVVRGIVRGETDDALRLAIPGQTELQAIAKEEVEERLIGKSLMPGGLVNQLSDESQFYDLVAYVVGLGSGSSSVDHVDSSQRNAAADDPIPLPEYESDLNHALLIRQWDDVSFERGKAVYQSLCINCHGDHRQPGSLPNALRFASGVFANGGDPYSMYRTLTHGFRMMMPQRQLVPREKYDVIHYIREAYLRPHNESQYSRVDDAYLNSLPKGGRTGPNAEQRQPWREMDYGPFLINTYEVTGPDTGPRPGITREERQRAAEQNRPPQEVWPDNTNIAYKGIAIRLDTGDGGVAAGHQFVVFDHDTMRVAGAWMGDGFIDWRGILFNGNHAVTPRTVGEFHFGNLPAPGWAHPINGTLDDPRLRGKDGRAYGPMPKDWVRYRGLYRHPERIVLSYQVGDTSVLESYDAKTVGDVAVWQRILNVGPTATELLMRVAPTDQVDVTVHPQLDLIDIRGDWFVRVPASDKSLRFVVDIAKKGSMPTDQSAAQPGDAIDLSGFMDGGLPKEPERWTTEIEAGNRDDAFSVDTLTRPFANRYRSRLRLSGLDFIDDDTLVVCCWDGDVWTVRGITHGNGVVQWRRIATGLFQPLGIKVIGDRIYVACRDQIVILNDLNNDGETDFYECFNSDHQVTDHFHEFAMGLQCDDQGNFYYAKSARHARDSLVPQHGTLLKVSADGESTEILANGFRAANGVCLNDDGSFFVTDQEGHWNPMNRINRVEPGKFYGNMYSYGAPDDSSDDAMEPPLCWPNKLFDRSPAELLWVDSPKWGKLNGSLLSLSYGFGKIFVVPHEQVGTVWQGGMCELPIDRFPTGIMRGRFHAADGQLYVCGLHAWASDQSEQKGGLYRVRVTDRPAHLPIGLAAHCEGITLTFTESVDPGVAKDPRQYMVDTWTLKRTSNYGSRLYDEQSLEIDEIQISDDGRRVTLKLPDIQPTWCMQISYKLADAQGVRFLGTVQNTIHALSEQNPAAP